The following DNA comes from Peribacillus sp. FSL E2-0218.
CGTAAATGGTGGTTTGCACCAAAACCGCCTAAATTACCAGGTGATTGACTAATAATGGCTGCTGGTATACCATTCCAAACACTCGCTCCATAAGGACGTGAACCTATATCCAGTGCATTACTTAATACAGCTGGCACAGAACGGTTATATTCAGGTGTTACAAATAAAAAAGCATCAAATTGCTTTGTTTTGTTACGAAATGCCGTATATTCTGGTAGGACATTATTTTCACTATCATCATCCTGATTATAGAATGGGAGATTTCCGATTTCGATACATTCTGTTTCATATCCTTCGGGAAACAAAGCTGCAACATTCGATGCGATTTTTTTAGAAAAAGATTCTTTTCGTAAGCTACCAACTAAAATACCGATTTTTGTCATTTAATATCATCCTTTCTCTCAATGTTATTATTACGCATAATGGTCATATTAAAAAGTACGCACTTAAAAGTGGTATAGTATAGAAAAAGATACTTAAGGAGCTATTAGGCTGAATATAGAACCAGAATCATGCCGTGTAGAAGATGCTTTAAGTATATTAGTCGGGAAATGGGAACCAATTATCTTATTGCATTTATTTACGAACGGTACTCAAAAATTCAGTGAGTTAAAACGAAGAATGCCTGGAATCACGCAAAAAATGTTAACCAATCAATGACGTGAGTTAGAAAACGAGGATACTATTCAGCGCGTTGTCTTTCCACAGGTTCCTCCTAAAGTGGAATATTCGATTACTGAATACAGCAGGAGCTTGGAACACATCTTACACGCAATGGATGAATGGGGAACAAAGCATACATTGCATAAAAGACAAAAATCGAACGAAAGAGCGAGTAAATAAAATACGGCCTTTATTGGGTGCCTTTACATTTTTAATATCTTTGCTAAACTAACCTGCCCCGTTAGTTCCATAAGAAAAGAGCTGCCTTTAAAACAGCTCCGATCTTCGGCAAACGCACCCGTTAGTTCATTAAGGATATTTTATTTTTTTAACTGCTTATTTAAAAATACAAGAAATACTCTTTGAGATTTTTCCCTTTTTATAATTCTTTTTACACGCATTGTACATTGTAAATACTGCCTAACATTTCTATCTACAAAAAACAATCGATGATATTTTTCATCTTCGTATATTTCTTTAAACCAAGTATGATTCTTCAGCATTTCTATATTTCGATCAATTTTTCGAGTATCCAAAGAATTATCACCGAATCCTGCTGATAGAATGCCTAAAAGAAAATCTAACATAGCTTAATTATCCCCCTGTTATTGGAGTAAAGCACCCGTTAGCGTAAGAAGAAAAATTGGTCAATAGCTATTCCAAAAAATATTAAGGCAGCGACAAACCAAATTATATATTCTTTTTTATTTCTTTTGTTAACTATATAATTTTCAATCCCTATTAAAAGCATCACAAAACCTACTGTAATTTTTATAATCGTGGAATATGTGTAATAAACTGTGGTATCAATTTCATTCAATGCTTGCAACGAAACAAATATTGCAATGATTGATAATAATATCTGTACAAACATCAGAGGTTTAATTCTGCGTGACAACTTCTCAAAAAAAGTATTCTTAATTTTATCTAGGAAAGAACGCATTTTGCCTATATCCTCCAAGTTACTTTGTAGTTACTTCTTCAATCTTAACAAAACACCTTTCTTATTTATCTAGAAAGATGTTCCAACCTTAATGAACTAACCTACCCCTTTAGTTCCATAAGAACAGAGCAACCTTAAAGACAGCTCCGATCTGCAGATAACGCGCCCGTTAGTTCTATAAAATAATGTAATTAATTAGATTTTTATTATTTTATCTTCATCCCATATACGTCCCAAGGTCACTTCATTATTAATAAAGTTTATTTGAAAAATGTCAGGATTAAT
Coding sequences within:
- a CDS encoding NAD(P)H-dependent oxidoreductase; translated protein: MTKIGILVGSLRKESFSKKIASNVAALFPEGYETECIEIGNLPFYNQDDDSENNVLPEYTAFRNKTKQFDAFLFVTPEYNRSVPAVLSNALDIGSRPYGASVWNGIPAAIISQSPGNLGGFGANHHLRQSLVCLNMPVVQQPEAYLSNAAALLDENGKVKNEGTVQFLQSFVDTFVGLIQKYQV